A genomic stretch from Terriglobus sp. RCC_193 includes:
- a CDS encoding DUF3565 domain-containing protein, producing the protein MIQQPITGFHQDEAGHWIAELACGHTQHVRHDPPWQSRPWTQTEEGRATMLGHTLRCSLCEQSA; encoded by the coding sequence ATGATCCAGCAACCCATCACGGGCTTTCATCAGGACGAAGCAGGTCACTGGATCGCCGAACTCGCCTGCGGCCATACGCAACATGTCCGCCACGATCCGCCGTGGCAATCCCGCCCCTGGACACAGACCGAAGAAGGCCGCGCCACCATGCTGGGTCATACCCTCCGCTGTTCCCTCTGTGAACAGTCAGCGTAA
- the mqnC gene encoding cyclic dehypoxanthinyl futalosine synthase codes for MGITRQQALDCFASDDLIGIGMEADAVRRRLHPEGVVSYIIDRNINYTNFCTEYCTFCAFYRPLKGKLASEGYILDFETIYDKIRETEEMGGTGVLMQGGIHPDLKIDWFEKLFTGIKQRFPNIWLHCLSASEILAIAEYSELSLRDTIMRLRDAGLQSIPGGGAEILDDDVRKRIARLKCRTEDWVSVHRTAHSLGMRTTATMMFGVGETMEQRVNHFEVVRQLQEETGGFTAFIPWSFQPHNTALGGRGWDEATSVEYLKTLAISRMYLDNIHNVQSSWVTQGLKVLQMGLRFGGNDVGSVMLEENVVKAAGTANCTTEEELRRIIRGAGFKPVQRDTLYTTCFLN; via the coding sequence ATGGGAATTACGCGGCAACAGGCCCTCGACTGCTTCGCTTCAGACGACCTCATCGGCATCGGCATGGAAGCCGACGCGGTGCGCCGCCGCCTGCATCCCGAAGGTGTGGTCAGCTACATCATCGACCGCAACATCAACTACACCAACTTCTGCACCGAATACTGCACCTTCTGCGCCTTCTATCGCCCCCTGAAGGGCAAGCTGGCCAGCGAAGGCTACATCCTCGATTTCGAAACGATCTACGACAAGATTCGCGAAACCGAAGAGATGGGCGGCACCGGCGTGCTGATGCAGGGTGGCATTCACCCGGACCTGAAGATCGACTGGTTTGAGAAACTCTTCACCGGCATCAAGCAGCGCTTCCCCAACATCTGGCTGCACTGCCTCTCCGCCAGCGAGATCCTCGCGATTGCGGAGTACAGCGAACTCAGCCTGCGCGATACCATCATGCGTCTGCGCGATGCCGGGCTGCAGTCCATCCCCGGCGGCGGCGCTGAGATTCTTGACGACGACGTCCGCAAGCGCATCGCTCGCCTCAAGTGCCGCACGGAAGACTGGGTCAGCGTCCATCGCACTGCGCATTCGCTCGGCATGCGCACCACCGCAACCATGATGTTCGGCGTAGGCGAAACCATGGAGCAGCGCGTGAACCACTTTGAAGTGGTGCGCCAGCTTCAGGAAGAAACCGGCGGCTTCACCGCATTCATCCCCTGGAGCTTCCAACCGCACAACACCGCACTCGGTGGTCGCGGATGGGACGAAGCCACCAGTGTCGAATACCTGAAGACCCTCGCCATTTCGCGCATGTACCTGGACAACATCCATAACGTGCAAAGCTCGTGGGTCACACAGGGCCTGAAGGTGCTGCAGATGGGCCTCCGTTTCGGCGGCAACGATGTGGGTTCCGTCATGCTGGAAGAGAACGTGGTCAAGGCAGCAGGCACGGCCAACTGCACCACGGAAGAAGAGCTGCGCCGCATCATCCGCGGAGCAGGCTTCAAGCCCGTGCAGCGCGACACCCTCTACACCACCTGCTTCCTCAACTAA
- a CDS encoding BrnA antitoxin family protein, whose protein sequence is MKTLKKMNVSKVARAIEKDAGQSLPGLRESLAEAKAVRFAQVHTPERIVARRRPGRPVGSVQEDTKEAIKIRLDADVLAALRASGDGWQTRINDALRASLALSGKLASA, encoded by the coding sequence ATGAAGACACTGAAGAAGATGAATGTGAGCAAGGTTGCCCGCGCGATCGAAAAGGACGCCGGCCAGTCTTTGCCCGGATTGCGTGAATCCTTAGCCGAAGCCAAGGCAGTCAGATTCGCCCAGGTCCATACACCGGAGCGTATTGTTGCTCGGCGTCGTCCAGGTAGACCGGTGGGAAGCGTACAAGAGGATACGAAAGAGGCCATTAAGATTCGACTGGATGCTGATGTGCTGGCCGCACTGCGTGCCAGTGGTGATGGTTGGCAGACGCGCATCAACGATGCTTTGCGAGCTTCACTTGCTTTGAGCGGTAAGCTGGCTTCCGCATAG
- the ampH gene encoding D-alanyl-D-alanine-carboxypeptidase/endopeptidase AmpH has translation MSLRRSASLCLALAAVTVSLQGCKHFRRQEEAQKKAQTAAVAKAQKKPAPEPLGPPIDTANDYAYRIFQRTASTGMIAVVVRGNETWMAGYGHVSPANHDTPQADTLFRLCSISKILATDLLSKLVAMKKVSLDDPLQKYAPQNMTVPTMTVRGPADRPVELIDLATHTAGMPREIAYPPQGAAHFTFPDSDYRWQWLPAFRLRSQPGTAAHYSNIGFDLLGDAIASASGMSYHQFFQQQTAQPLGLKDTTLTPTPDECSRLMGGMHEPIECTDTQAAAGSGGMYSTANDMAKVLRYFLNLPGVPVHANELATQTVIDPTSLRSIQGLGHAGLPDGLGLGWIEINKDYGPSRIVQKTGGGAGFQTYIALNPARHTGIFFARTDGRRPGGNMFREANDMLLALVGLPPVPEDMNDPERELTAEELRAANAKLRGIRHGKAAAKTKAAKPAHATTAAKPSAAPAKQARRTTTARQRTAKPKPHTVRRKQR, from the coding sequence TTGTCGCTGCGCCGTTCTGCATCCCTTTGCCTTGCCCTTGCCGCCGTCACCGTCAGCCTTCAGGGCTGCAAGCATTTTCGCCGCCAGGAAGAAGCGCAGAAAAAAGCGCAGACCGCTGCCGTAGCCAAAGCACAGAAAAAGCCAGCCCCCGAACCGCTCGGCCCTCCCATCGACACGGCAAACGACTACGCCTACCGCATCTTTCAGCGCACCGCCTCCACCGGCATGATCGCCGTCGTCGTCCGTGGCAATGAAACATGGATGGCCGGTTACGGCCACGTCTCCCCCGCAAACCACGACACGCCGCAGGCTGACACTCTCTTCCGTCTCTGCTCCATCTCCAAAATTCTCGCCACCGACCTGCTCTCGAAGCTCGTCGCCATGAAGAAGGTTTCACTCGACGACCCGCTGCAGAAATACGCGCCGCAAAACATGACAGTCCCCACCATGACGGTGCGCGGCCCTGCGGATCGCCCGGTCGAATTGATTGACCTGGCCACACACACCGCAGGGATGCCGCGTGAAATCGCCTACCCGCCGCAAGGCGCAGCGCACTTTACCTTCCCGGACTCCGACTACCGCTGGCAGTGGCTGCCAGCCTTCCGGCTCCGCTCACAACCCGGCACGGCAGCGCATTATTCCAACATCGGCTTTGACCTCCTCGGCGACGCCATCGCCTCCGCCAGCGGCATGAGCTACCACCAGTTCTTCCAGCAGCAGACGGCGCAGCCGCTCGGCCTGAAAGACACCACCCTCACGCCCACACCGGACGAGTGCAGCCGCCTGATGGGTGGCATGCATGAACCCATCGAATGCACCGACACCCAGGCCGCCGCTGGCTCCGGAGGCATGTACTCCACCGCCAACGACATGGCAAAGGTGCTGCGCTACTTCCTCAACCTTCCCGGCGTCCCCGTCCACGCGAACGAACTCGCCACCCAGACCGTCATCGACCCTACCAGCCTCCGCAGCATCCAGGGCCTGGGCCACGCCGGCCTGCCCGACGGCCTCGGCCTCGGCTGGATCGAAATCAACAAGGACTACGGCCCTTCGCGCATCGTGCAGAAAACCGGCGGCGGCGCTGGCTTCCAGACCTACATCGCCCTCAATCCCGCCCGCCACACTGGCATCTTCTTCGCCCGCACCGACGGTCGACGCCCCGGCGGCAACATGTTCCGCGAAGCCAACGACATGCTCCTCGCCCTGGTCGGCCTGCCGCCTGTCCCCGAGGACATGAACGACCCCGAGCGCGAACTCACCGCCGAGGAACTCCGCGCCGCCAACGCCAAACTCCGCGGCATCCGTCATGGCAAGGCCGCAGCAAAAACCAAGGCTGCGAAACCAGCCCATGCCACAACAGCAGCGAAGCCGTCCGCAGCTCCCGCAAAACAGGCAAGGCGAACCACCACGGCCCGCCAGCGCACAGCCAAACCGAAGCCACACACCGTCCGCCGCAAACAGCGATAA
- a CDS encoding cation-efflux pump, producing MRTGQPNPEVEPSLAEASELKRNTALRSVLAASGITLLKIITGLSTGSLGMLSEAAHSGIDLIASCLTLFSLRLSDLPADEDHTYGHGRVESLSAFIETGFMLASSIWIIYEAVHRILRYAHGQSLDLQTSIWPVLVLLLSIAVDYTRSRVLAKVARESHSQALEAEALHFGTDIWSSAAVLTGLLAAFLGKRLGIAALELADPIAALIVSLIILKVTYTLARETVDALLDATTPEMRKQLVDAIRAVEGVASVNDLRMRRAGTRYFADVAIGIRRNTTLQRSQQIVAAATEAVQQTMPGTDVVIRTIPYAGRSESVFDRVRAVALRNNLSIHDVSVQDVEGGLAVELHLELPEHMQLREAHDTVTRIESEMKQEVPEIRSIITHIESEESTIEAAVLLQHDRDLEDAVRRAAAGFPEVLDVHNIVTTRSGDHLQMSCHCTMHDDLSMGVVHRVITQMEAAFLRERPEVDRLLIHPEPATDNDR from the coding sequence ATGCGCACCGGCCAGCCCAACCCCGAAGTGGAACCAAGCCTGGCCGAAGCCTCCGAGCTGAAGCGCAACACGGCCCTCCGCAGCGTCCTCGCGGCCAGCGGCATCACGCTGCTCAAAATCATCACGGGGCTCTCCACCGGTTCCCTCGGCATGCTCAGCGAGGCGGCGCACTCCGGCATCGATCTCATCGCCTCCTGCCTCACGCTGTTCAGCCTTCGCCTCTCCGACCTTCCCGCCGACGAAGACCACACCTACGGCCACGGCCGCGTGGAAAGCCTCTCGGCTTTCATCGAAACCGGATTCATGCTGGCCTCGTCCATCTGGATCATTTATGAGGCGGTCCACCGCATCCTGCGCTACGCCCACGGCCAGAGCCTCGACCTGCAGACCTCCATCTGGCCCGTGTTGGTCCTCCTGCTCTCCATCGCCGTGGATTACACACGCTCTCGTGTCCTCGCCAAAGTCGCACGCGAATCCCACTCGCAGGCGCTCGAAGCCGAAGCCCTCCACTTCGGCACGGACATCTGGTCCAGCGCAGCGGTTCTCACCGGCCTCCTCGCAGCCTTTCTCGGCAAACGCCTCGGCATCGCCGCGCTCGAACTCGCCGATCCCATCGCCGCCCTGATCGTCTCGCTCATCATCCTGAAGGTCACCTACACACTCGCGCGCGAAACCGTCGACGCCCTGCTCGACGCCACCACCCCGGAGATGCGCAAGCAACTCGTCGACGCCATCCGCGCCGTCGAAGGTGTCGCCTCTGTCAACGACCTCCGCATGCGCCGCGCTGGCACGCGTTACTTCGCTGATGTCGCCATCGGCATCCGCCGCAACACCACCCTCCAGCGCTCGCAGCAGATCGTCGCCGCCGCCACTGAAGCCGTGCAGCAGACCATGCCCGGCACCGACGTCGTCATCCGCACCATCCCCTACGCGGGCCGCAGTGAAAGTGTCTTCGACCGTGTCCGCGCCGTCGCCCTGCGCAACAACCTCTCCATCCACGACGTCTCCGTGCAGGACGTCGAAGGTGGCCTGGCCGTGGAACTCCACCTCGAACTCCCCGAGCACATGCAGCTCCGCGAAGCCCACGACACCGTCACCCGCATCGAGTCGGAGATGAAGCAGGAAGTCCCGGAAATCCGCTCCATCATCACGCACATCGAGTCGGAAGAAAGCACGATCGAGGCGGCGGTCCTACTGCAGCACGACCGCGACCTGGAAGACGCCGTACGCCGCGCCGCCGCAGGCTTTCCGGAAGTATTGGACGTCCACAACATCGTCACCACACGCAGCGGCGATCACCTGCAGATGAGCTGCCACTGCACCATGCACGACGACCTGTCGATGGGCGTCGTCCACCGCGTCATCACCCAGATGGAAGCCGCCTTCCTCCGCGAACGCCCCGAGGTCGACCGCCTCCTCATCCACCCCGAACCAGCCACCGACAACGACCGCTGA
- a CDS encoding heavy metal translocating P-type ATPase, with protein MKWLEDVATRISSVAVAILIGSVMALAALLIWPLHQATAGRAALLAGVVATGVPIVLRPLLAILRGNFSVDVLAVLSITVAAALGQYWVAAIVILMLSGGEALEDYATRRASSVLSALARRMPQVAHKLQDDGVMVDVEIDTIVPGQRLRIFPHEICPVDGTVVEGDGSMDESYLTGEPYQIEKTVGASVLSGAINGNAVLTIRSDRPAADSRYARIVAVLRDSEQQRPKIRRLGDRLGSWYTPLAVGIALVSGLVSHSVERFLAVLVIATPCPLLLAIPVAVIGAISVAASRGILVKDPSILEKLDGCRILVVDKTGTLTYGKPLLHEIVALGGWSRERLLGMTAAVERYSKHPLADAVRERAADDGVVLPAVSEVSELPGRGLSGVIAGHRLTVTGRGKLPPAMREQLPPIVPGLECIVLVDELLAGVFRFHDQPRPDSKSFLRHVGMRHGIERIVLLSGDRPQEVVAFAEAMGITEVYGGMSPEQKVEVVRKLTAEAPTLYLGDGINDAPAMMTATVGVALGVNSDITAEAAGAVILQSSLEAVDELIHIGHRMRRIALESAVGGMALSLGGMIAAAFGLLPPLQGALAQEGIDLLSIMNSLRMILPLGPLADFKPQNVQPANIAGEVAP; from the coding sequence ATGAAATGGTTAGAGGACGTGGCGACCCGTATCTCTTCGGTGGCGGTTGCCATCCTCATCGGCAGTGTCATGGCACTTGCCGCATTGCTGATCTGGCCTCTTCACCAGGCGACGGCAGGGCGAGCCGCGCTTTTGGCTGGCGTTGTGGCAACTGGAGTGCCGATTGTCCTTCGCCCCCTGCTGGCGATTCTGCGGGGCAATTTCAGTGTGGACGTGTTGGCGGTGCTATCGATCACGGTAGCGGCTGCGCTGGGGCAGTACTGGGTTGCGGCGATTGTGATCCTGATGCTGTCAGGTGGCGAGGCTCTGGAGGACTACGCGACGCGGCGGGCATCGTCCGTACTGTCGGCGTTGGCCAGACGCATGCCGCAAGTGGCTCATAAGCTGCAGGACGATGGCGTGATGGTCGATGTCGAAATCGACACCATTGTGCCTGGGCAGCGGCTGCGCATCTTTCCACATGAGATCTGCCCGGTGGACGGCACGGTGGTCGAGGGCGATGGCAGCATGGACGAGTCGTACCTGACGGGGGAGCCGTACCAGATCGAGAAGACAGTGGGTGCGTCTGTGCTTTCAGGCGCGATTAATGGCAATGCTGTGCTGACGATTCGGTCAGACAGGCCGGCTGCGGACTCGCGCTATGCGCGGATTGTGGCGGTGCTACGTGATTCGGAGCAGCAGCGGCCGAAGATTCGTCGGCTGGGTGACCGGCTGGGGAGCTGGTATACGCCACTGGCGGTTGGGATTGCGCTGGTGAGCGGGTTGGTGTCGCATTCGGTGGAGCGGTTTCTTGCAGTGCTGGTGATTGCAACGCCATGCCCGCTGCTGCTGGCGATTCCGGTGGCGGTGATTGGGGCGATCTCGGTGGCGGCGAGTCGTGGGATATTGGTGAAAGATCCGTCGATCCTGGAGAAGCTGGATGGCTGCCGCATTCTGGTCGTCGACAAGACCGGGACGCTGACGTATGGCAAGCCTCTGCTGCACGAGATCGTTGCGCTTGGCGGGTGGAGCCGCGAACGGCTGCTGGGAATGACGGCGGCGGTGGAGCGCTACTCGAAGCATCCACTGGCCGATGCCGTCCGCGAACGGGCGGCGGACGACGGCGTTGTTCTGCCCGCGGTGAGCGAGGTGTCGGAGCTGCCGGGTAGAGGGCTATCGGGCGTGATCGCGGGACATCGGTTGACGGTGACAGGGCGCGGGAAGTTGCCGCCCGCGATGCGCGAGCAGCTGCCGCCGATTGTGCCAGGGTTGGAGTGCATTGTGCTTGTGGATGAGTTGCTGGCTGGAGTGTTTCGCTTTCACGACCAGCCGCGGCCCGACTCGAAGTCGTTTCTGCGCCACGTGGGAATGCGGCATGGGATTGAGCGGATTGTGCTGCTGTCGGGTGATCGTCCGCAGGAGGTCGTGGCCTTTGCAGAGGCGATGGGCATTACCGAGGTGTACGGCGGCATGAGCCCGGAGCAAAAGGTGGAGGTTGTTCGAAAACTGACGGCGGAGGCGCCGACGCTGTATCTGGGGGACGGCATCAACGATGCGCCTGCGATGATGACAGCGACGGTGGGCGTGGCGCTGGGGGTGAACAGCGATATCACGGCGGAGGCGGCAGGGGCGGTGATTCTGCAGTCTTCGCTCGAAGCCGTGGATGAGTTGATTCATATCGGGCATCGCATGCGGCGGATTGCGCTGGAGAGCGCTGTGGGCGGCATGGCGCTCAGTCTTGGCGGCATGATCGCGGCAGCCTTTGGCTTGTTGCCGCCTCTGCAGGGTGCGCTGGCGCAGGAGGGGATCGATCTGCTGTCGATTATGAATTCGCTGCGCATGATTCTTCCGCTGGGCCCATTGGCGGACTTCAAGCCCCAGAATGTGCAGCCAGCGAACATTGCCGGCGAGGTTGCACCTTAG
- a CDS encoding PASTA domain-containing protein, with translation MKIRIRYHDNSGELSAGAARAFRIGTTVLAMSTVALFSALITMRLAIHTGEVETPSLTGMTLEEAANASNNRKLNLTVENRFYSTTVPAGRVLSQSPAAGATVRKGWHMRITESLGPQRATIPDTVGMYERDAGMAIRRASLDPGTTAHLPSPGPSDIVLAQTPPANAEGVDKPEVSLLLTEPYTAQPKAWVMPNLVGLSYSATSARMRDMDLRVYAIVPQPATPTTDPGIPAPPPVPMVPAGYVLSQTPAAGARVTAAEIAKVKMSAAAALSDPTTLITPTPAH, from the coding sequence GTGAAGATCCGCATCCGTTACCACGACAACTCAGGCGAACTCTCCGCCGGAGCCGCTCGCGCCTTTCGCATCGGCACCACGGTCCTCGCCATGTCCACCGTGGCCCTGTTCTCTGCGCTCATCACCATGCGCCTCGCAATCCACACGGGCGAAGTGGAAACGCCAAGCCTCACCGGCATGACGCTTGAAGAGGCCGCGAATGCCTCCAACAATCGCAAACTCAATCTCACCGTGGAGAACCGCTTCTACTCCACCACCGTCCCCGCCGGACGTGTCCTCTCGCAATCGCCCGCCGCAGGGGCCACCGTCCGCAAGGGCTGGCACATGCGCATCACGGAAAGCCTCGGTCCCCAGCGCGCCACCATCCCTGACACCGTGGGCATGTATGAGCGTGACGCAGGCATGGCCATCCGCCGTGCCTCACTGGACCCCGGAACCACGGCCCACCTGCCCTCACCCGGCCCGTCGGACATCGTGCTGGCGCAGACGCCACCCGCCAACGCCGAGGGTGTCGATAAGCCCGAAGTCAGCCTCCTGCTCACCGAACCCTACACGGCACAACCCAAGGCATGGGTCATGCCCAACCTCGTCGGCCTCAGCTACTCCGCCACCTCCGCCCGCATGCGCGACATGGACCTCCGCGTCTACGCCATCGTGCCGCAGCCCGCCACCCCCACCACAGACCCCGGCATCCCGGCACCACCGCCCGTTCCCATGGTCCCGGCAGGCTATGTCCTCTCACAAACTCCAGCCGCAGGCGCCCGCGTCACCGCCGCAGAGATAGCCAAGGTCAAGATGAGTGCCGCAGCCGCCCTCTCCGACCCGACAACCCTGATCACGCCAACTCCCGCGCATTAA
- a CDS encoding RsmB/NOP family class I SAM-dependent RNA methyltransferase, which translates to MNSKTQPAISPARDAAIQILYRVMSSAAHSDDQLHSPAVSRLSPEDRNLTTALVLGVLRWQLQLDTVMRPMLQRPDAELHEAALLALRLGIFQLLHMDRIPPHAAINESVEMARANGAAHAADMVNAILRRVQREKDAPKRTPLIVTMTPEEQAHPEWLLARWRKNFGAAATRRIAAYDQQEPPSGMLFPPEEGLPQIDDGSRLIAEITAAAVSSPKRILDCCAAPGGKTAVLAMRHPQAEIIACDINPKRLEAMRKRMDRSESTKHVKTLLADMTDPPAELQTGNFDLILCDAPCSGTGTLSRNPEIRHRLRASDLPRQADRQKAILTQALQLLAPTGRLVYSTCSLEPEENLAVVQAVTSAGTFRTIDVAPLLPESASSAAVDGTLRTLPGTHPCDGFFAALLKKST; encoded by the coding sequence GTGAACTCAAAGACCCAACCCGCCATCTCCCCCGCGCGCGACGCCGCGATCCAGATCCTCTACCGCGTCATGTCCAGCGCAGCACATTCCGACGATCAGTTGCACTCCCCCGCCGTCAGTCGCCTATCCCCTGAAGACCGCAACCTGACCACCGCCCTCGTCCTCGGAGTCCTCCGCTGGCAGTTGCAGCTCGACACCGTGATGCGCCCCATGCTCCAGCGCCCGGACGCGGAACTGCACGAAGCCGCGCTGCTCGCCCTCCGCCTCGGTATCTTTCAGTTGCTGCACATGGACCGCATCCCGCCCCACGCCGCCATCAACGAAAGCGTCGAGATGGCGCGCGCCAACGGAGCCGCTCACGCCGCCGACATGGTCAACGCCATCCTTCGCCGCGTCCAGCGAGAAAAGGATGCGCCCAAACGCACACCGCTGATCGTCACCATGACACCCGAAGAGCAGGCGCACCCCGAGTGGCTGCTGGCACGCTGGCGCAAGAACTTTGGCGCCGCCGCCACCCGCCGCATCGCCGCCTACGACCAGCAGGAGCCGCCCTCCGGCATGCTCTTCCCGCCGGAAGAAGGCCTTCCCCAGATCGACGACGGCTCACGCCTCATTGCTGAAATCACAGCCGCTGCCGTCTCCAGCCCGAAACGAATTCTCGACTGCTGCGCCGCTCCCGGCGGCAAAACGGCGGTGCTGGCCATGCGTCACCCCCAGGCAGAGATCATCGCCTGCGACATCAACCCGAAGCGCCTGGAAGCCATGCGGAAACGGATGGACCGCTCCGAATCTACAAAGCACGTCAAGACGCTTCTGGCCGACATGACCGACCCGCCAGCCGAACTGCAAACCGGAAACTTCGACCTCATCCTGTGCGATGCACCCTGCAGTGGAACTGGAACTCTTTCCCGCAACCCCGAGATTCGCCATAGGTTACGAGCAAGCGATCTACCCCGCCAGGCCGACCGGCAAAAAGCGATCCTGACACAAGCCCTGCAGCTTCTCGCACCCACCGGACGTCTGGTCTACTCCACCTGCTCATTGGAGCCAGAGGAAAATCTGGCAGTCGTACAGGCCGTAACCTCTGCCGGAACCTTTCGCACAATCGACGTCGCTCCCCTGCTTCCAGAGTCCGCTTCATCCGCAGCAGTCGACGGCACGCTCCGAACGCTCCCCGGCACCCACCCCTGCGATGGCTTCTTCGCAGCCCTGCTGAAGAAAAGCACCTAA